TGGGAACAAAACAAGTATAATTCCCTTCATCCTCCTTGGTTACTTTGATCAATCTGAgggaaatgtttccttttttaaactcATCATGGAACATAGAGGTTCTGCCCTGGTACTTTGGGTCTGAAATTACATCATCTTTAGCTCCACTGTGATGCAAATGTATTATTTGACCCTGGAATCTCCATTCGATTATTAGACTCTTCACGTCAAATGGAGGCTCCAGATGACATGGCAGAATAACGTCGTCTCCCACCTTTGCATGTATCAAGTCATGACCACCAACCACCTTCTCTTGACCTGgaagaataaacaaagattttaaaaaatcagcacTAAAAATCCTGGTGACGTCCTGTTAGTTGTTCAGCTAACATTCATACCATTAATAgaggtttttcaaaataaatgtttttttatttgtttacaaatgTATATctactcattttttatttacctctgtaaatgtaaagattattttgtgcacttttacaaagtaaacttgctatttcctttaaatcttcatttgaaatgttaagaTTTGTGTTGTACCACATAACTCATGTTGAGTTTAGGACCCCATATCACCTTGGATCAGCCCTGAACAAAACACACCTCTGTGTATGAATGACTGCTTTCTTGATCACTGCTTTAGGAAAAACACCCCATAAACTAAAATGTACCGTTGCTGCGAGTACCAAACCCTGTGAGAGTCAGGAGACTCGGACCGTGGAGATCATGGCCCTgagaagctgtggttgtcgtccttcatttacatttctaaaatttATGCACTCACAGCGCTTCACTGTGGAGGAGGAGCTGTAGCCAAGAGCAGGGAAAAGGTGTGAGCAGCACGTACAAGATGGTGATTGTCAGCACTAAGAGCCTTCTCCTGactctggttggttgtttggcTGAGAGTTTTATTTGCTTACAGATTTATTCCTTgaaccaatttaattttttaacttcacagtttcactttaataatgaaataaaattaagatgTTGAACTTTTGTCTTCAGCAGTATTGTGATAGAATCACAGTTTTCATCTATTAGATCAGCTGACTTCCCAGGTGAATTTGATCTAGAATCACAACTCTATGGTGAGGTCAACTTACTGACCTCTAGTGCTTAGAGATGTGATCAAACATAAGCTTTAATAAAGAGAGGCTAAAGCATTTCactaaaaaactgtttctatttatgcTCAACAAAGACctaaaaagttaaaagaaaggaaaaaaaaactgaccaaaTGACTCACCAGTAACGTTGAGTCGACATTCAGCATTACTGGATCCATGTTCAGTTTTCACGTCACACAGATACAGACCAGAGTCTTCAGTCCTCAGTCTGGACACATGGAGTCTGATTCGTCCTTCTCTGAGGACGTCTTTGTCAATCTGGACTCGTcctgaaaactgtttatcctgAGAATCTGGAATCTCAACACCTTCGTGGATGTGATATAGAACTAGTTCTTTATGAGGAGCCAGCAAGCTGCAGATGATGAACAGTTCCCTCCAGGATCCCTGAGTCTTGGTGGTGAAGGTCCACTCCAGAGTGATGCTGTGGTTCTCCTCTGCCTGATAGCTGCTCTGTGTCACATTCACTACAAATGTTGCTgctgaggagacagagagggaaagagaggagCAGACACACTGAGAACTGGAACATGGGAGTCTTTCAGCTCCATCTAGAGAGCTTTCTGTCACAAAGACAAGATGGAGACTGACCACAGAGACATGAgctgaggatgaggagcagCAGGATCCTGGAGATCATCTTCATcctgagagaggaagaggaggagaggcagCAGAACATCAGGAACATCATCACTAACAATACAAGGAACAACTGGACTCATAACAACTCAGCCTGACTTCATTTAGATCATACTTATCTCATGgcataaacaaataaagatcaGTAGCTGTTCTATTACAGGATTTTATCAATCACAGCACAGATCATCTCTCTCCTCTAAAACATTTGCTggtctttctttttgtcttcttgTCGATGCATTCCTCCTCTGGGAGCCAGCAGGGTCAGCAGGGTCAGCAGAGTAACTGAGTAACGGTTTACATGAAGGCAATTCCTAACTCTCTTCATTGATGACGTGAGAGACGGGGCCTCCCTTTCTGTCTCCTCTCCAGGGGCCTCATGTATAAAAGTGCTcagttttcacaaaacatttgaggacaaatttagaaaagtgcagcGCAGAAAATAATTCTGGTGTATAAAGCCATATGGACGCACATTCCTGCGGACCTTTCGTTTATAAATCCCAATTTGCGGAAAATAGAGCGCAGCTACTGCTCCGCCCTGTTGCcacccataaatacatatgtagATTAGTATAAATGCCCAGAAGGCTGTCACCATGTGTCCCAGTAACCGTGACAACAGTCCTTGCTTGTAGCAATATAAGCATTTATAATACtgataattatatattttatttaatagttgCTGTCAAGGTACATAAGGccacttcacaaaaaataaaagtaataaattttaaagacaatattccaaataggaaaatatttatgcaaacttTCACGCCACCTTCCTTTTTATACATGCTGACTTGTGCTTACAtatggtttatttatatatgagGCCCCAGTTGTTCTGAGTACTGCGGTGGctgacctgagtgaagttggtaCCCAAACcgtcttcaaatcagacaaaattggtgtcaaaagtttgtgcagcaaaaattttcatttgtgctgctatcattttaaagatataaagaaatgtttctagaggtcatcaaaggtcaaccagcctcCCCAccttcataaaatcaaacaaaattggtgtcaatcaactcggctacgtttgtgcagcaaaaactgATATTcattgacctttgatgacctgtagaaacatttctttatatctttaaaatgatagcagcacaaactaaaaatgttgctgcacaaaccagcacaaacgtttgacaccaattttttctgatttgaagaaggtggggggccAACTTCAGGTCTGTGATGAAGTAGTTCTGTTAATCTGACGCATCATCACACCTCCACCACCGTGCCTCACACTGGGAGGGGTTGGGCTGCTGAGGCTTTTTACTTCCTTTAGGAAACATATAGATAATTGAAacttcatataaaaaaattactgttGTTGCTTTAGTTCTTATTCTGCTATTTGAAGAAGATTAAAATATGGAATTGCAAGTTAAGTTTATTACACGAtgccttctgattggctgttgaCTAATTAGTTTAAAAAGGACGTGTCtcaaataattataataactttttacttctttattcattaaagttgtttttatttgctagaGTATCCAGAGGTTTTACTCAAGAGCAGCAATAgttcataataatattactcaagtaaaaactacagtgcagtaaaactcctaaaagtttttttttttgtctgaaaagtggAATTAGTTATTTGAAGATTAAATCAACCAGAGGAAGTTTAATTCTCTGCCTGCAGCAGGATGAGCAGCAGTGATGTGTCCAGTTCCTGTCCCCAGTGGACGGTTGTCCTGCATGTTTAGCTGGGTTTGGGTTCATCTTAAAATTAAACCTTAAATATCCAGGATTTGATGTTTCAGACGCTGATGGacgatttaaaacattttctcatgaaGCTTCAggtaaaagtttatttcacGGCTCAGATGAAAAGTTCTGATCAAAAAACTGACAGGAAATAGATCCAGTGATATCAGATCTGCTAACTTAGAGTGTAATTATTCCTAAGGAAACCTGAGACGTCCTTCATGCTCTGAGTTAAAGTTCAGTTTAAAacattcagtcatattttcagataaaatcagATTCTCACCCAGAGCAGCAGAacacagaatcagaaccagcaggagaGAGGAGGTGGTCCAGTTCAGCATTGATGCTCtgttagaaataataaaacacattaattatAGACATTATTTCTCCAAGTCATCACATGCAGAGaaccaaaaattgtactcaagtagcAGTAGCACTACTTcgacatatttttactcaagaaaaagtaaaatagtatttggtaaaaactcaactcaagtactgagaaactgatcaaattatcaatcatttaatattttaaaattacatcgtcagacagaccaaaatataaagttttgtggaacttttggtattttaaggacaaaaatgacaataatttatataagtaacaataaaataacataattaggtaatatatatatatatatatatatatatatatatatatatatatatatatattccaaaTCAGTTCCTTTccataaaaaacttatgaaactttaacaaaaactgcaggtgtgtgtctgtgtttgaattcttggttaaaacatgtttggttttcattcagtgggtagaaaatccagagattttactcaagttagaaacatttcagaataaaattactcaagtaaaaatgatGGCGAAGTAATAaaaactcctaaaagtacatttgttctaaaaagttactcaagttaATGTAACAAGTTACTATTCACTCTGATCACATGATAATTATAGAGGTGTAGTCATTTCAATATGGCGTCCAGATGAAGAACAAAATGGAggattataaaatgtttcactagACTGATCAGATCTGCAGACGCTTAATTAGTTTAGCttaaagtttagttttagtttaaaaactcATGCAGAAAACAAACGAGAAGCTGGTAATTAGTATAAAAGTGTCAAAAACTTGTTTGAtcaaacagaaactaaacatCTTTGTTAACTGGGCGTTTCTGTAATAATCGCTATTACACAGAAACGGACGTTTCACTGCAAACATGACGCATAGAGAAGAAAATATGCATATATAcatagtaaatatttaataattaaaagctGAAATGACCTTTGCACCGAAATCTTCATGAAAAAAGCAGCGCAGTCACGTAAAATAGGCCCGTATTACGAAAATCAACACATGGCGACCAATTCAGCTTTTAGTCAAAACCTCTACAGAGTTTATAGCGTTGTTATTAATATAAAGATATGTTAAGTAATAAGAAAAGAGCGAAACAAACTtgaacagaaacatgaagaatTGTACTAATATTGCTGCTAAAACTTTGTTCCACCATCAACTAAACCTTCCTTTAATGTGTGAATTTTCTAAACTCTTTAAGGAAGTTCACTGAATTCATGTTGATGAGTTTCTTCAAACAGCTGTTTGAATGACGACACTCAATAAAACCTGAACTGTGACAAGACAAAATTAGACAAGTTAAAAAACGAAATGATCTCGACATATGTATTACTTATtcagtaaaaaggaaaaaaacatcgTAGTTCTACTAGTTTAGCGGTCACATtaccagaggtgtgaccaagtcactgtgttgcaagtctcaagtaagtctcaagtctttgtcctcaagtccgagtcaagtctcaagtaaagactggcaaaagtcgagtcaagtctcaagtcaggaacctttaatttcaagtcatttcgagtcgtttttattttttattttttttttataatttgcaattatacataaaattcaaataatagaccatttgtttgttttaaaatatgtatttatctcaaatgatagaacatgtgtagctgaacacaaagtataaaaaacatttttaaattggaccactttattgcccagttctgttaaacttgatattcaataaaaaaagaggaaaatgctgacatttccacagcacaatacaaagaaccataacagcagttttttcctcttttctctgacctgtcaaaacaatatattgtcaatataatttcccaacgtagatgtcttcaaatacaccaaccatccttagatgatactagacccggctcatcatcatgatgggacagagagactctgttccctgtgttcaggtccagaatctgctttctgttccggagccccgctcactatccaccggcttcctgagctaacacggtgcacattatttgtggaggcatttgacggaccgga
The window above is part of the Xiphophorus couchianus chromosome 14, X_couchianus-1.0, whole genome shotgun sequence genome. Proteins encoded here:
- the LOC114156949 gene encoding polymeric immunoglobulin receptor-like isoform X3; its protein translation is MSINAELDHLLSPAGSDSVFCCSGMKMISRILLLLILSSCLCAATFVVNVTQSSYQAEENHSITLEWTFTTKTQGSWRELFIICSLLAPHKELVLYHIHEGVEIPDSQDKQFSGRVQIDKDVLREGRIRLHVSRLRTEDSGLYLCDVKTEHGSSNAECRLNVTGQEKVVGGHDLIHAKVGDDVILPCHLEPPFDVKSLIIEWRFQGQIIHLHHSGAKDDVISDPKYQGRTSMFHDEFKKGNISLRLIKVTKEDEGNYTCFVPKLQSPVRKVKVTLKLGPDPGVIGGVVVGVVIGALIILAFITYCVVRHLIIIYVVRRHRGKQIFPCWNNKSQNEQGRNDGGLQSLNITAEHQTRKLNFLVGD
- the LOC114156949 gene encoding uncharacterized protein LOC114156949 isoform X4, translating into MSINAELDHLLSPAGSDSVFCCSGMKMISRILLLLILSSCLCAATFVVNVTQSSYQAEENHSITLEWTFTTKTQGSWRELFIICSLLAPHKELVLYHIHEGVEIPDSQDKQFSGRVQIDKDVLREGRIRLHVSRLRTEDSGLYLCDVKTEHGSSNAECRLNVTGQEKVVGGHDLIHAKVGDDVILPCHLEPPFDVKSLIIEWRFQGQIIHLHHSGAKDDVISDPKYQGRTSMFHDEFKKGNISLRLIKVTKEDEGNYTCFVPKLQSPVRKVKVTLKLDENGAQGNLTDTGGPDPGVIGGVVVGVVIGALIILAFITYCVVRHLIIIYVVRRHRGKQIFHAGTTSLKMNKGEMMEDCSH
- the LOC114156949 gene encoding polymeric immunoglobulin receptor-like isoform X6, coding for MSINAELDHLLSPAGSDSVFCCSGMKMISRILLLLILSSCLCAATFVVNVTQSSYQAEENHSITLEWTFTTKTQGSWRELFIICSLLAPHKELVLYHIHEGVEIPDSQDKQFSGRVQIDKDVLREGRIRLHVSRLRTEDSGLYLCDVKTEHGSSNAECRLNVTGQEKVVGGHDLIHAKVGDDVILPCHLEPPFDVKSLIIEWRFQGQIIHLHHSGAKDDVISDPKYQGRTSMFHDEFKKGNISLRLIKVTKEDEGNYTCFVPKLQSPVRKVKVTLKLGPDPGVIGGVVVGVVIGALIILAFITYCVVRHLIIIYVVRRHRGKQIFPCWNNKSQNEQGRNDGDRRGNGKPRRWS
- the LOC114156949 gene encoding uncharacterized protein LOC114156949 isoform X1, with product MSINAELDHLLSPAGSDSVFCCSGMKMISRILLLLILSSCLCAATFVVNVTQSSYQAEENHSITLEWTFTTKTQGSWRELFIICSLLAPHKELVLYHIHEGVEIPDSQDKQFSGRVQIDKDVLREGRIRLHVSRLRTEDSGLYLCDVKTEHGSSNAECRLNVTGQEKVVGGHDLIHAKVGDDVILPCHLEPPFDVKSLIIEWRFQGQIIHLHHSGAKDDVISDPKYQGRTSMFHDEFKKGNISLRLIKVTKEDEGNYTCFVPKLQSPVRKVKVTLKLDENGAQGNLTDTGGPDPGVIGGVVVGVVIGALIILAFITYCVVRHLIIIYVVRRHRGKQIFHAGTTSLKMNKGEMMEIAEEMANQGDGAEERPLQDLGKSNQSV
- the LOC114156949 gene encoding uncharacterized protein LOC114156949 isoform X2, producing MSINAELDHLLSPAGSDSVFCCSGMKMISRILLLLILSSCLCATFVVNVTQSSYQAEENHSITLEWTFTTKTQGSWRELFIICSLLAPHKELVLYHIHEGVEIPDSQDKQFSGRVQIDKDVLREGRIRLHVSRLRTEDSGLYLCDVKTEHGSSNAECRLNVTGQEKVVGGHDLIHAKVGDDVILPCHLEPPFDVKSLIIEWRFQGQIIHLHHSGAKDDVISDPKYQGRTSMFHDEFKKGNISLRLIKVTKEDEGNYTCFVPKLQSPVRKVKVTLKLDENGAQGNLTDTGGPDPGVIGGVVVGVVIGALIILAFITYCVVRHLIIIYVVRRHRGKQIFHAGTTSLKMNKGEMMEIAEEMANQGDGAEERPLQDLGKSNQSV
- the LOC114156949 gene encoding uncharacterized protein LOC114156949 isoform X5; amino-acid sequence: MKMISRILLLLILSSCLCAATFVVNVTQSSYQAEENHSITLEWTFTTKTQGSWRELFIICSLLAPHKELVLYHIHEGVEIPDSQDKQFSGRVQIDKDVLREGRIRLHVSRLRTEDSGLYLCDVKTEHGSSNAECRLNVTGQEKVVGGHDLIHAKVGDDVILPCHLEPPFDVKSLIIEWRFQGQIIHLHHSGAKDDVISDPKYQGRTSMFHDEFKKGNISLRLIKVTKEDEGNYTCFVPKLQSPVRKVKVTLKLDENGAQGNLTDTGGPDPGVIGGVVVGVVIGALIILAFITYCVVRHLIIIYVVRRHRGKQIFHAGTTSLKMNKGEMMEIAEEMANQGDGAEERPLQDLGKSNQSV
- the LOC114156949 gene encoding uncharacterized protein LOC114156949 isoform X8; this translates as MSINAELDHLLSPAGSDSVFCCSGMKMISRILLLLILSSCLCAATFVVNVTQSSYQAEENHSITLEWTFTTKTQGSWRELFIICSLLAPHKELVLYHIHEGVEIPDSQDKQFSGRVQIDKDVLREGRIRLHVSRLRTEDSGLYLCDVKTEHGSSNAECRLNVTGENGAQGNLTDTGGPDPGVIGGVVVGVVIGALIILAFITYCVVRHLIIIYVVRRHRGKQIFHAGTTSLKMNKGEMMEIAEEMANQGDGAEERPLQDLGKSNQSV
- the LOC114156949 gene encoding uncharacterized protein LOC114156949 isoform X7; this encodes MSINAELDHLLSPAGSDSVFCCSGMKMISRILLLLILSSCLCAATFVVNVTQSSYQAEENHSITLEWTFTTKTQGSWRELFIICSLLAPHKELVLYHIHEGVEIPDSQDKQFSGRVQIDKDVLREGRIRLHVSRLRTEDSGLYLCDVKTEHGSSNAECRLNVTAYENGAQGNLTDTGGPDPGVIGGVVVGVVIGALIILAFITYCVVRHLIIIYVVRRHRGKQIFHAGTTSLKMNKGEMMEIAEEMANQGDGAEERPLQDLGKSNQSV